A stretch of Methanospirillum lacunae DNA encodes these proteins:
- a CDS encoding cation:proton antiporter: MNQNLLIADETIVITLLLIAIITAITLRHLKMPYTIGLVITGYVFSSIIVPHVSSLKSFEGMVPSTDIILYLFLPLLIFESAIALNTRLLSRNLFPVLGLAIIGVIVSGVIIGVLLFLFSPLPLLYALLFGALISATDPAAVISIFKEIGVPKRLQILVEGESLLNDAAAIVMFQMILALIGASLLDQKISLSQTSMQFASSVLISFVGGILVGAVTGYLIRSVLKRTPLHSHIHQTATLVAAYLSYLISDHILGFSGVIAVVVCGCLAARAASDWIGPDRREDLNRFWEYIGFLANSLIFLLVGIAIASLQDLSVFMSGAILGVILLVAVVTFARLIPVFGIFGFYNLFTPRKVPFSYQVISFWGGLRGAVAIALSLSLPYSFPYRDIIVEFSVTVVLFTILIQGLTIGPLIHHLGLGQTRLVKQFHEIYTDLVTCRSGEKSLQNSPMSDIIDHDIGMRYIKEYRKMSASRMEKIRDFWSEIRKHPDRKEIIRLFWLEALRFEQKQYRLMYDEGLILPAVYAALQFHAASREDLIQSGDYHPGKSEVGPGARFRRWLTQYINRIAPESRISRFLTRRSDLNRVFIAIALVVAASATTRYLRELAGVVCLKTEDIADTLSVYKRIESDARAYVQSDSVRTSPCLKDISAFIAERTAGAGMISELHKHLEDGVGDEKILTRYIDRLIEEKNNARVELVRSCR; this comes from the coding sequence ATGAATCAAAACCTGCTCATAGCCGATGAAACAATCGTCATTACGCTCCTGCTCATCGCCATAATAACTGCAATAACCCTGCGACATCTGAAAATGCCTTATACCATAGGCCTTGTTATCACAGGCTATGTCTTTTCATCAATTATCGTCCCTCATGTCTCCTCGCTCAAGTCGTTTGAGGGGATGGTCCCAAGCACAGATATTATCCTCTATCTCTTCCTCCCTCTCCTGATCTTTGAGTCAGCAATTGCCCTGAACACGAGGCTACTGAGCAGAAATCTCTTTCCTGTGCTAGGGCTTGCCATCATCGGGGTGATAGTATCAGGAGTCATTATCGGTGTACTGCTCTTTCTCTTCTCTCCCCTGCCCCTCCTTTATGCCCTCCTCTTCGGTGCCCTTATCTCGGCAACCGATCCTGCAGCGGTCATCTCCATCTTCAAGGAGATAGGAGTGCCCAAACGACTTCAGATTCTGGTTGAAGGAGAGAGTCTTCTCAACGATGCAGCTGCAATCGTCATGTTTCAAATGATTCTTGCTCTCATCGGTGCATCGCTGCTTGATCAGAAGATCTCACTTTCACAGACTTCAATGCAGTTTGCAAGTTCGGTGCTGATCTCATTTGTCGGTGGAATTCTGGTCGGGGCAGTCACCGGATACCTGATTAGGAGTGTTCTCAAACGCACCCCCCTCCATTCCCACATTCACCAGACAGCAACTTTGGTTGCAGCGTATCTCTCGTATCTCATTAGTGATCATATCCTCGGATTTTCCGGGGTGATTGCCGTTGTGGTCTGTGGATGTCTTGCTGCACGAGCTGCTTCTGACTGGATCGGGCCGGACCGTAGGGAGGATCTCAACCGGTTCTGGGAGTATATCGGATTTCTGGCTAACAGTCTGATTTTTCTCCTGGTTGGAATAGCAATCGCATCACTTCAGGATCTCTCCGTGTTCATGAGCGGAGCTATCCTCGGAGTTATTCTCCTTGTTGCAGTGGTTACGTTTGCACGGCTTATCCCGGTATTTGGCATATTCGGCTTTTACAATCTCTTCACTCCCCGTAAAGTTCCGTTCTCGTACCAGGTGATCAGTTTCTGGGGAGGTCTGCGGGGAGCGGTAGCAATCGCCCTCTCACTCTCTCTTCCGTACTCGTTCCCGTATCGTGACATAATCGTTGAGTTCTCTGTAACTGTTGTCCTGTTTACTATACTCATCCAGGGCCTGACAATCGGTCCCCTGATCCATCACCTTGGTCTTGGCCAGACAAGGCTCGTAAAACAGTTTCACGAAATTTACACCGATCTCGTCACCTGCCGGTCAGGAGAGAAAAGCCTGCAGAACTCACCGATGAGCGATATCATCGATCATGATATTGGCATGAGATATATCAAGGAATACAGGAAGATGTCAGCATCCCGAATGGAGAAGATCCGAGATTTCTGGAGTGAGATAAGGAAGCATCCTGACCGGAAGGAAATTATCAGACTCTTCTGGCTGGAAGCCCTCAGATTTGAGCAGAAACAGTACAGACTGATGTATGATGAGGGGTTAATCCTCCCTGCTGTGTATGCGGCACTCCAGTTTCACGCAGCATCCAGGGAGGATCTGATCCAGTCAGGAGATTACCATCCGGGAAAGAGTGAAGTCGGACCTGGTGCCAGGTTCAGGAGATGGTTGACACAGTACATCAACCGTATCGCTCCCGAAAGTAGGATTTCACGGTTTCTTACCAGAAGGAGTGATTTGAACCGGGTCTTCATTGCCATTGCACTTGTGGTTGCAGCATCAGCAACAACCCGGTATCTGCGTGAACTGGCAGGAGTTGTGTGTCTGAAAACCGAAGATATCGCGGATACTCTTTCTGTTTACAAAAGAATCGAGAGCGATGCCAGAGCATACGTGCAGTCTGATTCGGTCAGAACATCACCCTGTCTCAAGGATATTAGTGCGTTCATAGCTGAGAGAACAGCCGGAGCAGGGATGATCTCTGAGCTTCACAAGCATCTTGAAGACGGGGTCGGGGATGAGAAGATTCTGACCAGATATATCGATCGCTTGATTGAAGAGAAGAATAATGCCAGGGTTGAACTGGTCAGGTCGTGTCGATAA
- a CDS encoding S8 family serine peptidase → MKPNWIAYTNVLFIFLLFIQFAIWPTAGVLNQTGTSNISINNTIPANTTNSSYASDRVIVKYRSNVISALGSVEPVSESVNSAIGANIIKNDTELGISGLQVVELSGNKSVSDAITQYEQNPLIEYAEPDYIVHIIDPEPVNTNNLSISAQEASSGDNSVSSSIIPNDTYFYRLYGMHNTGQAFYGSLSGTTDDDVDAPEAWSYSTGSSNVIVAVVDTGVQTDHPDLSGNVLSGYNFITDTAGQTDDNGHGTHCAGTIGAIGNNGKGVAGVCWNVTILPCKFLDSSGYGYTSDAIEAINYAKGKGASIISNSWGGGSYSSSLKYAIENSGALVVCAAGNDGVNTDSDPQYPSCYDSSNIVSVAATDWNDNLAYFSNYGSTTVDVAAPGDYIYSTLKGSTYSFKSGTSMATPMVSGIAALMKSANSSLTVSQMKTTIMNTVDTRSSLTGTCITGGRVNAYQAVKSVYTPLQARFFGIPGTVVNPLSIQFHDASTGDPTGWLWNFGDGNSSTSQNPSHTYYTPGNFTVQLTVNNSRE, encoded by the coding sequence ATGAAACCAAACTGGATCGCATATACAAATGTTCTTTTTATTTTTTTATTATTTATTCAATTTGCCATATGGCCCACAGCAGGAGTTCTTAATCAAACCGGAACCAGTAATATCAGCATTAACAACACTATACCAGCGAATACTACAAATTCCTCTTATGCATCAGATCGGGTAATCGTCAAGTACCGGAGTAATGTAATTTCTGCCCTTGGATCTGTTGAACCAGTATCAGAAAGTGTAAACAGCGCAATAGGAGCAAATATCATTAAAAATGATACTGAATTAGGTATTTCTGGACTTCAGGTAGTGGAGCTTTCAGGTAACAAATCAGTATCAGATGCAATTACCCAGTATGAACAGAATCCACTTATTGAATATGCTGAACCAGATTATATCGTTCATATAATCGATCCAGAGCCGGTAAACACGAATAATTTGAGTATATCCGCTCAGGAGGCTAGCTCAGGAGATAATTCTGTATCAAGCAGTATAATTCCAAATGATACCTATTTTTACCGGTTATATGGGATGCATAACACCGGACAGGCATTTTATGGTTCTTTGAGCGGAACAACAGACGATGATGTTGATGCACCTGAAGCATGGTCATATTCTACAGGATCATCAAATGTCATTGTAGCAGTGGTGGATACAGGAGTTCAGACAGATCACCCCGATCTTTCAGGAAATGTTCTTTCTGGATACAACTTTATTACTGATACTGCAGGACAGACCGATGATAATGGCCATGGAACCCATTGTGCAGGTACAATAGGAGCTATTGGAAACAATGGAAAAGGAGTTGCAGGAGTATGCTGGAATGTAACGATTCTGCCATGTAAATTCCTTGATTCTTCAGGCTATGGTTATACCAGCGATGCAATAGAGGCAATAAATTACGCAAAAGGAAAAGGTGCCTCAATTATATCAAATTCATGGGGAGGAGGTTCATATAGTTCATCTCTAAAGTATGCAATTGAAAATTCCGGTGCATTGGTTGTCTGTGCTGCAGGAAATGATGGAGTAAATACAGATTCCGATCCTCAATACCCTTCATGTTACGATTCCAGCAATATCGTTTCAGTTGCAGCAACCGACTGGAATGATAACTTGGCATACTTCTCTAATTATGGAAGTACTACAGTAGATGTCGCAGCCCCTGGAGACTATATCTACAGTACACTAAAAGGAAGTACATATTCCTTTAAATCAGGTACCTCAATGGCAACCCCCATGGTTTCGGGTATTGCTGCCCTGATGAAGTCAGCAAACTCCTCGCTAACTGTGTCACAGATGAAAACCACCATCATGAATACTGTAGATACCAGATCATCATTAACAGGTACATGCATTACCGGAGGGAGAGTTAATGCTTATCAGGCTGTAAAATCAGTATACACACCTTTACAAGCCAGGTTTTTTGGGATTCCCGGAACTGTAGTCAATCCATTATCCATACAGTTTCATGACGCATCTACAGGTGATCCAACCGGCTGGCTTTGGAATTTTGGAGATGGAAACAGTTCAACAAGTCAAAATCCATCACATACATATTATACACCTGGAAATTTTACGGTTCAACTGACGGTAAATAATTCAAGAGAGTGA
- a CDS encoding ABC transporter ATP-binding protein, which yields MIVKTGDLTKTYHMGNVQVHALRGVSTGIEKGEFVGIMGPSGSGKSTFLHQVGLLDTPSSGTICINGQETSLMTSEQKARFRLDQMGYVFQDYALIEDLTVLENVAIPGLGLGRDYHEVMEIAGGLVDDVGLGGRADHLRKELSGGQQQRVAIARSLMNSPAIVFADEPCANLDTESSQTILKLFRHLNEEKNQTVVMVSHEPWHTEFFDRIILFRDGRIEKKSE from the coding sequence ATGATCGTCAAGACTGGAGACCTGACAAAGACATACCACATGGGTAATGTCCAGGTCCACGCACTCCGAGGTGTATCTACCGGAATTGAAAAGGGCGAATTCGTCGGGATTATGGGGCCGAGTGGGAGCGGAAAATCAACGTTTCTCCACCAAGTCGGCCTTCTTGACACCCCGAGTTCAGGAACGATATGTATCAATGGACAGGAGACATCGTTGATGACTTCAGAACAAAAGGCCCGTTTTCGTCTGGATCAGATGGGGTATGTCTTCCAGGATTATGCCCTTATTGAAGACTTGACAGTGCTTGAAAATGTGGCTATTCCGGGACTTGGTCTCGGTCGTGACTATCATGAGGTCATGGAGATAGCCGGTGGGCTAGTTGATGACGTCGGGCTCGGAGGCAGGGCCGATCACCTCAGGAAGGAATTATCAGGCGGACAGCAACAAAGGGTTGCTATAGCACGTTCACTGATGAACAGTCCTGCGATTGTGTTTGCAGATGAACCATGTGCAAACCTGGATACTGAGTCATCTCAAACCATTCTCAAACTTTTCAGGCATCTCAACGAAGAGAAGAATCAGACTGTGGTTATGGTATCACATGAACCATGGCACACCGAATTTTTCGACCGAATCATTCTGTTCAGGGACGGAAGAATTGAGAAAAAAAGTGAATAG
- a CDS encoding ABC transporter permease yields MKKVSIPFYLASRAIRRGNKGTLVLTILVVAMSFVLMVFLPSLVGGITSAYTKQVTDYQYGNLVIDPDDDNTFIADTHEKIRMIKKIPGVAAASSRASVSTSLESDTRTLSRGIVAIIPTDDREVINLVGKMTEGRYLSDGDTDTILMGSILAGHEDESKDKMESLGGVHTGDSLDVTFVNGVIKKMTVSGVFETGFFSTDSQAFITRKEMTEVLGQSDRSSTILVSLTPGTDPDEGKNRLLEYGIRDKVKTSAQKGEGMIGDAIKSFNLLSMIMVVFSLVIASIVIFIIIYINTINQRRQIGILKAVGIPERDIIRDYLIQVLFIFCSGALLGFCIFTCIREYLKASPLQFPAGFVYPMMDLTIILPSFLALGIVSIVAGLIPAYRTANRDILELVNG; encoded by the coding sequence ATGAAGAAGGTGTCCATACCCTTCTACCTGGCATCCCGGGCCATCAGACGGGGAAACAAGGGAACTCTCGTGTTAACCATTCTGGTCGTAGCCATGTCGTTTGTACTCATGGTCTTTCTTCCATCACTGGTTGGTGGGATTACCAGTGCATACACAAAACAGGTTACAGATTACCAGTATGGAAACCTTGTCATTGATCCCGATGATGATAACACGTTCATTGCTGATACCCATGAGAAGATCAGGATGATAAAAAAAATCCCGGGTGTTGCTGCTGCAAGTTCACGTGCATCGGTCAGTACTTCTCTTGAATCTGATACCCGGACTCTTTCACGCGGGATTGTTGCCATCATTCCGACAGATGACCGGGAGGTGATCAACCTTGTAGGAAAGATGACAGAAGGGCGGTATCTTTCAGACGGGGACACTGACACCATTCTGATGGGAAGCATTCTTGCAGGACACGAAGACGAGAGTAAAGACAAGATGGAGTCACTTGGCGGTGTTCATACCGGTGACAGTCTGGATGTGACATTTGTTAACGGTGTTATCAAAAAGATGACAGTCAGCGGGGTATTTGAAACCGGGTTCTTCAGTACTGATTCGCAGGCATTTATCACCAGAAAAGAGATGACTGAAGTCCTTGGTCAAAGCGATCGATCATCCACAATCCTCGTCTCCCTTACGCCCGGAACTGATCCTGATGAGGGAAAGAATCGGTTGCTTGAGTATGGCATAAGGGATAAAGTGAAAACCAGCGCTCAGAAGGGGGAAGGAATGATTGGAGACGCGATCAAGAGTTTCAACCTTCTGAGTATGATCATGGTTGTCTTCTCGCTTGTTATCGCGAGTATTGTCATCTTCATCATTATCTATATCAACACGATCAACCAGCGGAGACAGATTGGAATTCTCAAGGCAGTAGGAATTCCGGAGCGGGATATCATCAGGGATTACCTGATCCAGGTATTATTCATCTTTTGTTCAGGTGCCTTGCTTGGATTTTGTATCTTTACCTGTATCAGGGAGTATCTCAAGGCTTCACCACTTCAGTTTCCGGCTGGTTTCGTGTATCCGATGATGGATCTCACGATAATCCTGCCGTCGTTCTTGGCTCTTGGAATTGTTTCAATTGTCGCTGGCCTGATTCCAGCGTACCGGACGGCAAATCGCGATATTCTGGAGTTGGTGAATGGATGA
- a CDS encoding COG1361 S-layer family protein — protein sequence MLTRVSEQIQGSGRFLHKTRTRFIRTGPASIFICLLFLSLFCGFCLASEPTIVITGYQVQPEVIMPGGSALITATVSNTAKAASTTLKTGSETMESVTETKEINAYIDDVELFGNGLEVISGDYRRVGEVGPGQSIPLTFLVKAPQKTGIYFPELHIATQGGRSLKYPIPVNVNDDRLVQKSPALIINKVLPDHVVPGQKLTGKLVIKNTGETAANEVILNLSSESREVSLASPGSIHIGRLGPGDEIPVDITILTSREVTEGIHPVQCHIRFNTASGRIIEQKEEIPVRVTGEHELSISTVSTDPVRVQEGAQFSLIVRIENTGTGDADGVRARIETGLNGTKEAFVGKIEPDNDAPAVFYIQHAPAGDIPVPISIYTRNSTDVLNDTIEITVSKKPDFPVLPVLGIIIILGGVVFLWKRKRNTE from the coding sequence ATGTTGACACGCGTGTCAGAACAGATCCAGGGCTCCGGGAGATTCCTGCATAAAACCAGAACACGGTTCATAAGAACAGGACCAGCTTCAATATTCATCTGCCTGCTATTCCTCTCATTATTCTGTGGATTCTGCTTGGCCAGTGAACCTACCATTGTTATTACGGGATACCAGGTTCAGCCCGAGGTAATCATGCCCGGGGGATCTGCACTTATCACGGCTACCGTCTCCAACACCGCGAAAGCCGCCTCTACAACATTAAAAACCGGGAGTGAAACGATGGAATCAGTCACAGAAACCAAAGAGATCAATGCCTATATCGATGATGTTGAACTCTTTGGAAACGGTCTTGAGGTTATATCAGGTGACTATCGGCGGGTTGGTGAAGTTGGGCCCGGGCAGTCTATCCCGCTCACTTTCCTCGTTAAAGCTCCACAGAAGACCGGGATCTACTTCCCAGAACTCCATATCGCTACGCAGGGAGGGCGGAGCCTGAAATATCCGATACCGGTAAATGTCAACGATGACCGGCTCGTACAAAAGAGTCCGGCTCTGATCATCAACAAAGTTCTCCCTGACCATGTTGTGCCAGGCCAGAAACTGACAGGAAAATTAGTCATCAAGAACACCGGTGAGACTGCGGCTAATGAGGTCATTCTGAATTTAAGTTCAGAAAGCAGGGAGGTATCACTTGCAAGTCCTGGTTCCATTCACATTGGCAGGCTTGGTCCGGGAGATGAGATCCCTGTTGATATTACCATACTGACAAGCAGGGAGGTAACCGAAGGAATTCATCCGGTTCAATGTCATATCAGGTTTAACACTGCATCCGGCCGTATCATTGAGCAGAAAGAGGAGATTCCTGTCAGGGTTACCGGAGAACATGAGTTATCAATATCTACAGTATCCACCGATCCGGTAAGAGTCCAGGAAGGTGCCCAGTTTAGCCTGATCGTCAGGATTGAAAATACAGGAACCGGTGATGCGGATGGGGTAAGGGCCAGGATTGAGACAGGACTTAATGGAACAAAAGAGGCATTTGTTGGAAAGATAGAGCCGGATAATGATGCACCTGCGGTTTTTTACATTCAGCATGCACCAGCCGGTGATATCCCGGTTCCTATCTCTATCTACACCAGGAATAGTACTGATGTACTCAATGATACAATAGAGATCACGGTATCAAAAAAACCTGACTTCCCGGTTCTTCCTGTCCTGGGGATCATCATTATTCTCGGTGGCGTGGTTTTCCTGTGGAAACGCAAGAGGAACACTGAATGA
- a CDS encoding TetR/AcrR family transcriptional regulator: protein MPRVLPDYKEESRKQILQIATRLILEKGYKNVNMGDIAAEAGMSRPTLYLYFKDKKDLLMATLQNLIEEVGNALESSLASSDTSPDGGFFDHVHELYGDKFTIFLEIFNATGIDPDLFHEIGRLHERILERMAIHIEKRIPACKDKMDPYIVSNALLALFIGLQFRRKVGLPQDQVRESWNTVLHALIGDT from the coding sequence ATGCCACGGGTTTTGCCCGACTATAAGGAAGAGTCACGAAAACAGATACTCCAGATCGCAACACGTCTCATACTCGAAAAGGGATACAAAAATGTGAATATGGGTGATATCGCTGCCGAGGCTGGTATGTCACGCCCGACATTGTACCTTTACTTCAAAGATAAAAAGGACCTGCTTATGGCAACATTGCAGAATCTAATCGAGGAGGTGGGCAACGCTCTTGAATCATCTCTGGCTTCAAGTGATACATCACCTGATGGCGGATTTTTTGATCATGTTCACGAATTGTATGGAGATAAATTTACCATTTTTTTGGAGATCTTCAATGCTACCGGCATTGATCCCGACCTGTTTCACGAGATAGGCAGACTTCACGAGAGGATACTGGAGCGGATGGCAATCCATATTGAAAAACGGATTCCGGCTTGCAAGGATAAAATGGATCCCTATATTGTTTCAAATGCTCTTCTTGCACTGTTTATCGGGCTCCAGTTCAGGAGAAAAGTCGGGCTTCCCCAGGATCAGGTGAGGGAGTCATGGAACACAGTGCTCCACGCCCTGATCGGTGATACATGA